The Gadus macrocephalus chromosome 9, ASM3116895v1 genomic interval CTGGCTAAAAGATGTGCCAAACACCACGGAGGAGCTCCTCAGTGTCTGCCAAAAACCAGGCAGACGGTTACCATTACTTTGTAATAGCTCAGATTAAACCTGAATATTGAGAACATTGTATTTGGATGAGAACACAAACCAGGGCTTTcaatgattataataatattctAGACCTTTTTTGTCGACAAAacaaatttaaatgtaaattctATTTGGTTATAAGTCATCcgtttctgtgttttctttattGTTGGTTCATTGTGGGGGGTTTGATAAAGGAATGATAAACAACATGAACTTAATTCCGATTAAAATGATATATGCAATAAATCATGGAGGATTCTCCAGAACTCTCCATAACAAACCTGATGTTGAAACACTGTGTTTGAATAGCGGCTGTGTTGCCTGAGAACTGAGGACGTGTCAGTGAGACATCTGGAGAGAATTACAGTACAATCAAAGACCCGCGCCAATACTGTACTGGAAAGCGTTTCCTTTTCAAACagtgactctctgtctctgtcgcaaGTGAACTCTCTTCATTTCCTATTCTCGGTGCTCCGAACGAAATAGACACAACATCGTCCAACATTGTAAAGTTTGCATGACACGTGTgtatggcagagagagagagagagagagagagagagagagagagagagagagagagagagagagagagagagagagagagagagagagagagagagagagagagagagagagagagagagagagagagagagagagagagagagagagagcgcagaggAAGACATTGGGAGGGACCGGCGATAAGGTTCATTAAGATCTGGAtccaaaacagaaaaacacagaaCATTCTGCAACGCCTACCATTACAAAACTTTAATGGTAGGCATTGCACCAGAGACTGCTCTGAGCTGCGTAGAGTTTGACAAGCTGCGGACACAGGGAGTACAACCTTTTCCACTCTGGAAGGATAACTTGGAAACACACTGCAGTGCCAGGGATATCAGCCAGTCACACAGCTGTAGTTTCAGAGCCATCAAGGATGTCCTTCGGCCTGGTCGTTCCCATCATCCTGCTGGCTCTGACCTGGTCGGAGTCGGTGAGGGGACAGAGTTCTCCCCAGGAATCCTTCATGGTCCAGTACTTTGAGAGGAGGATGACACACTTGGAGGTAAGTGACACTAGTGGCTACTACACACAACTCCTTCAGGTAACATTCAGTTTTCGCAGAATTCCTGTGAAGTGACTAAATTTACTTTTAACTTCTAGAGGCAAAGACAAGAGAGCAAACTGGTCAAAGCTTATTCTCTGAGTGTAAAGCTTCCCACTTGAGCGTTGCCTcagtttgtttacatttttgttaAACACACGCCATCTGTTTTAGGTGGCTTTAGTCTTGCCATTgtaacttttattttcttacttACATCTCTGTGGTACCTGTGGTACTCTTCTTGTGTTTTTGTCATCCATTTCAGGAACGTCTGAATCAATGTGAGGCGAACGCAGCATCCATGACCCAGAGGTTCTACGACCTCACCTCAGAATTCAGGGGTCAACTTTCCGCTCTCACTGCTGTGAAGTACGCACCACTTAAGAGCTCGATGTATATGAAGGACATGGCAAGAGACTGGCTAATATACCAGAGACAGAAATAAGTGTTTTTGAAATGCGGCAATGACTATGCAAAACAGAGAAGCTAAtcacataaaacaaaaaaacataaataagacAAAATGAAACATTTCAATCAGTTCAACCCACATCAACTGAAAGAGAAATCCCGCACATGAACGTCTTCTTCAGGTCAGAGGTGCGGACCCAGTTGGAGAGCATGTCATCGCGGGTGGACCGTGTGGAAGGGGAGCTGGAGTACCTGGAGAACAAGATCCCCGCTCCGCAGAACATCGAGATAGAGGAGGCCCTGCTCGAGCAGCAGGTGATGGACGCAGAGCTGCAGCAGCTCAAGAAGAAGGCCAAACTCAAACTGAACAATGGTATaggatgtgtgtgcatgggtccgtgcatgcctgcatgcacgtgtgtgtgtgtgtgtgtttgtgtgtgtgagtggttgtgtgtgtgtgtgtgtttttgtgtgtatgagtgtgtgtttttgtggagtgtttatttttgcattGTGTTTAAGTGGAGCCAGTGGAGTCGGTTCAGATAGACAGTGTACAAAGACAGATGAAAGGGGAATAACAACAAGGCCAACAATCAAATTAACAATGGTGTGGTTGACTGCTTCAAGTGCGAAAGGATAACTTCAGGATTTTTTTACTCTATTTTCCTTTCATTTTGGGTCTAAGTGGCTAATGCAGACAATTTGGTCCAGTGTTGAGCGAAGGCAATTCAGCCATTACAGTGGTGACAGTCTGCAATGCCTGGCTGCAATGTAACCCTGAGGGCTAAAAGCAGCCATTCATTTCTGACTCTTAAAGTGCTTATTCTTTGGCACTGATTCAGATTGTTATTAAAAGTGCCATTGGCTGAAGTGCTCCTGCTCAATACCGCTCTCGCAAAAATGATGGAAAAGTGGAGTGGATGGAAAAATCCTGAATTGATCCTTTAATTTAATCTTTTCTGTTAACTGGTGATCACATCAGTAAAAAAATGCGCTGGTTCACTTGTTTTTCTGCAGTCATGGTTCATTACACTTCAAATAGGAACGGATATCCTCTATTGCTTTTGTCTGCGGCCCCAGATTGCAACACTGCCTTGAGTGCAGTCAAGTCCCTGAAGATTGTGAAGAAGGTGGGAGACACCCATGGATCCTGGTTCAAGGACCCTACCCCAGGTTCCTCCAAGGTCACTCCTTTAAAATTATATTGTAGATTgcgagaatgttttttttttacactttatATTTATTATGTACTGTTTCAATTTCAAGTTACGCTCACTAAGGAAATTACTCTATTTGCTTGATTACATATCAAGGATGTGGGGTCATTGCAATCATAGCTTAATTTAATAAAAGATTGTGACACTTTTATTCAACAActtaaaataagtacatttgtcagaagaaagagtcaacaacaatatatcgctgtcggtacaataaAGATgatcatagaaacaagtgcctaGCTCAATCGCTCGGTTAACCaattatacaacaaagatagctaggataagatgctacacaatgctaattactatttttaagtgccaggacgtacaaaatacaatacaatacttaGAGATATGTTTGGTTCAACCCGTTTGACATGGCGGGTCTGAACCCGAATGGGTTCTCCCAGGTGTACTTCCTCAGCGGTCTGAGAAACGACACCGTCCTGGAGTACGCGTCGGTGAAGAGCTTCACCGAGGGCAGCACCAGCCCTAAGGTGGTGAAGCTGCCCTCCCATTGGCAGGGGACCGGTCATGTGGTATACAAAGGATTCCTCTACTACCACAAGGCAGACACCCCAAATCAGATAGTGAAGGTGAGTGACATATAAGCCTAAACCCCATGAATGCCCCCCACGGTAACCCCCCTTCATTTgtaatgtgtgttggtgtttccaCGTCTGACCAGGTGCGCTTGCCCAATGGCACGCATGCAGACACTATGCTGCTACCAGGGGCCGGCCGTCTACCGGCCTACAGTCTGAACCCCAACACCTACCTGGACATGGCCGTGGATGAGCTGGCCTCTGGATCATCCACGCAGACCCAGAGTACGCTGGGAACCTGGTCATTACTAAGCTGGACCCAGGTACACACTCTGTTACAGCCAGAAGTGTAGaggactgtttgtgtgtctgtgtgtgtttttgtgtgtgcgtgtacatgtgtatgtgtgtctgtgcgtgtgtaactATGTGAGAGAAAATGACTgagaaacagacagatagagagcgaATGTATAAACGAGAGGGATGAgaaagtgagagcgagagagaaagaggtggagggagttAGAGCAATAGTTAGAGCAAGCTAGAGATTTAtaataacgagagagagagagagagagagagagagagagagagagagagagagagagagagagagagagagagagagagagagagagagagagagagagagagagagagagagagagagagagagagagagagagagagagagagagagagagagagagagagagagagagagagagagaggatgaatgGGTGACCTCATGACCCTTTCCTTCTGCTCCTGTGTGTCTGAGCTCAGACAGCCTGGCGCTGGAGCACACCTGGGACACGTTGTGCCGGAGccggggggctgagggggcctTCCTGATCTGCGGGACCCTCTATGTGGTGTACAACACGCGGTATGGCGGGCGCTCCAGCGTCCAGTGCCTGTACGACATCCACGACACCATCCACAGGTGGGTTCCAGTGGTGATCCAGCTCTGTTTCGTCTGAATccatttctatttttattgtatttattcacaAAGCGTTTGGACAGAAGCTAAAAATGGATAACAGCAAAACAACTCTACCTCCATCTTTTCATCATCAAAACTTTTGCAGCTATGAATAAAACACCAACAAATGATTGACTATCATAGAGGATCACACTTTGAGATGAGAATGGTTTGAGGAACAATATGTCTGGAGTTATTTTCCACAGATTTGTCCATCCTGTTTCAGAGTCCATGCAGATGTGCTGTACACAGATTGAAACAATGCTTGGGATGCTTGGGCTATTGGATAAGAGGCCATTCTGGCCTCCCAaaagttgtgttttctttgGTGAAAATGTTAACAATAGGATGAAAACTGTTGATATTTAACTTCCATTAGGGTAGTATTTCTATGTGGTTTCAAAGTCCTGAATTTGGATTTATTTTTACCCTGGCAGATTCACATGACAAGTtgcacacgtacagacacacacacacacacacacacgcacacacacacacacacacacacacacacacacacacacacacacacacacacacacacaca includes:
- the olfml1 gene encoding LOW QUALITY PROTEIN: olfactomedin-like protein 3 (The sequence of the model RefSeq protein was modified relative to this genomic sequence to represent the inferred CDS: inserted 1 base in 1 codon) — encoded protein: MSFGLVVPIILLALTWSESVRGQSSPQESFMVQYFERRMTHLEERLNQCEANAASMTQRFYDLTSEFRGQLSALTAVKSEVRTQLESMSSRVDRVEGELEYLENKIPAPQNIEIEEALLEQQVMDAELQQLKKKAKLKLNNDCNTALSAVKSLKIVKKVGDTHGSWFKDPTPGSSKVYFLSGLRNDTVLEYASVKSFTEGSTSPKVVKLPSHWQGTGHVVYKGFLYYHKADTPNQIVKVRLPNGTHADTMLLPGAGRLPAYSLNPNTYLDMAVDEXGLWIIHADPEYAGNLVITKLDPDSLALEHTWDTLCRSRGAEGAFLICGTLYVVYNTRYGGRSSVQCLYDIHDTIHSEESPVLFFPKRYTSHTSLYYHPQDKQLYAWDDGYQTIYKVETQRKEDQVSFGTE